The Catharus ustulatus isolate bCatUst1 chromosome 9, bCatUst1.pri.v2, whole genome shotgun sequence genomic interval TTCAGCAAGGCAGTATGGGAAGTAGGAATTCAACATAAACCAGGACTTTTTTCTCCGCTATGAAAAGGGTCACAtcagaaaatgaatgaaaaacactgaagaatttTCACTTCAAGCCTGCACTCCTGCCTCATTGTCCTTTTCCCAGGAGGAGAGACCACTGGAAGAATCTTCCAAGGTTTCAGCTGTGTTGTTCTTTGTGCTCTTGTGCCAGCTGCAGTTGGAACTATGTGCTGCCCTCTCTGGGAGGCAGGGGTGGTTGGGGTGCCTGTGTGCCTGTGGCTGTTTTGATAGAGTTCAGGGTTTTGCTAAACCAAGAGTTTTTGGCAGCTTGGATTTCATTCATAAGGGCTCCTCTCTGGTGCTCCAGCTCCTAAGAAAGCAGAATAGTCAGAACTGATCAAAACCTAATTAATTAACAAAGAAACATCTTCATACTCAGTCACTGCAGTTCAGCACTTCCCTTGCAATCTCCCAgcaagagaggagagagaagacGCTCAAACTGCtgaaacagcacaaaatatttagacatacaaataaaacaatatttttctttttaagacagattttttttcctgaatgttCAGATATGCAGGCATGCAGGTATGTGCTCCCTTTTGGAACAATTTTTTGCATgattcagaataattttggaCTAAACATGAGGTTACGGTGACCACCCTGCTGTACTTGGATTCCACATACCTGAATTTTGCACTTGGCTTCCACAAGCTGCAGTTTGGTCTGTGCAAGCTCCAGCTCCATTTCTCTCAGCTGCTTCTTCAGTGCATCCTTCTCATCATCTGTTTCAACGCCCTTGTTGTCCGTGCTTACAGCAGGCACCTTCAGTGCCCCCTCCTTGCTGAAAATCTCACTGCAGTGTTTGCAGGCCATCACTTTACCCTGAAATACCCAGAAAGCTCATTCTTAATCCGTGTTACAGGAGTTGCTGTACTTCCTGGAAGagcctttttatttctcagacTGCGTCAATCTCAAACCATCTACTACAGCAGTTTTTATAATTGGCATGAAAAGAATTTGAGTAGTTCATTTACAATTTCCAGGGTGTGTTAGCCAGTATAAAAATTTCTCTAAGCATGGAGACTTTGCTCCTATACCAGAATCTTCTTGCTGCCCAAAGTATTGTAATATTTATGTCAGTACAACTCAGAAGAGTAAATTAAGCCTGAGTAGATGAAACAGCTGGCCTGGCTTGCACAGACTGTAACAAGATATTGAGCTATTTCAGCAGAATATTGGAATATCAATCCTAGAATTATTGAATGTTATTATCAATAACATTAAAAAGTCACTAAAAAGCAACAAATCCAGTTCAGCTTGAGTACTGAAGAAATATGTAGAAGCTACAGCAGACAGTAAACAACTCTGCCAACTCAGAATTAGTAGTaaagtagtagtagtagtagtagtagtatcTCTAAGAAAATGTTTATCTCTTATTTAGGTGTTCCTGGTAAGGGAGAGGAACCCCTGTGGATATTCTCAGGATGGTCCTAGCTGTGCCATttagtttacagtaatttcatgactataaggcgcactggattataaagtGCACTTCTGgttgtcggcaaatttccgaactttgtccatatataaggtgcaccggactataaggtgcactttttttttgcagcgaggatccgcacgcaacaaagtaacgaattagtaatggcTCGGCGCACGGCTCAGCTTGCGGCTCTTGCGGCACACgactcacacttctgggttggcaaatttccgaactttgtccatatataaggcacacgagattataaggcgcacttccgagtttcgatcaaaattttagtcaaaaaggtgtgtcttatagtcgtgaaattactgtaattacttaAACCATTCTACTTAAATTAGAGAAACACAAATATAAACCTTATCCAATCTCGCCAATTCCAATCCCTCTGCTGTGCACACCTGAGAAACAACGTTTTGTCTTCTAgagagtcttttttttttttccagttaatcAAAACATCCAAGTAAGTACTGTTTTCTCTACATTTTTTACCAGAAGTAtattttttaacagcaaaaacaaaaagccaagtACTAAATGCACTTCAGTTCAAGAGTTCTACACTGTCTGATGCAAGACAAAGAACcatgaaaggaaataaaccCTTTTCTTGTTTACATCTGCTGAAAAATGCCTGTGTGGCTATTGATGTACTTTAAGCATCAGTTCACATTTCGTTCTGTATCCCTGGCATTCAAGAACACTTGTGTTAGAAATGTCTCCTATGTAGAGACATTGTTCTCACCTTCACAACTTCCAGTTCATCTTTACTGGCCGCTTGTTGTTTTTCCAGCCTGGTACTCAGCTGGGAACAAATCTGGAGCAGAGAAAGCAGACTCTTAGCTCAAGTTTACTATGCTAAAGTAGAATCTGTACTTTTTAACAATGTTTTTTGCTAGAACCAACATTTCTTAAATTCTGCCTCACTCAGTTATATTGATTCCCCCTTAACAACTCCACTGCTGCTGCTAATGATAAAAACCCAGCAGTATTCAATACAGAACCAGaacacagagacagggacattTTATGGATGAGTTGTTTTATGATGTTTATACTGCATTTGTCACAAAGTACAGAAGCATTCACCCAACAGTACTAAATTAGCTGAAAGACAGGTTATTCCTGACTGCCTAATTAGGAGACTACTAGGAAAGCCACAAGAAGATTTATGACAAATTACAACATTGCTCTCCGAAACCCTAAAACATGGAGCTTATTTGAAGGATGAGATTTGCAATGCTGAAAATTCAGCTCTCATAACAGgttgaaagaagaaatatgagAGAGGGTCTCTGGAATGGTACCTGTTTATACTCTGCAATGATGGCTGTGGTTTTCTTGATCTCAGATTCTGCCTTCTCCAACTGTTTCCTGAAGACTTCCTTCAGCTAGGAATTGAAGAGGAGAACTTACACAGTACACTAACAGAGCTTCTCAAAATATGTCATCagattgttttctttgtgtctcACTGTGTTTACAACAGCTCTACAGCTGCTTCTTATGAAATTCCAGTTCTCAGATAAGTGTCTGATTTACTCAGTTTACAAATACTGATTATATCAGTGACCACCAAAAAAGTCTATGCTGTGACCCTTTATCCCGGGTTAGAGAATTCTCCTGTGACTTAATTCCCATTCTGTGGGTTAAATGGTGGTACATCATGGTccacagaacacaaaaaaagcatTACTATTAAATGGGGTTTACTgatttagtttttgtttttctgcacaCTGCCACAGCAGGTTTGGCtagattgtttgtttgtttggagatGGCACAAGAAAAAGAATCTCTCAACACTATCACTGTCATCTccataacaggaaaaaaaaaatctgtttgggTCTATGACACAGTGAAAACACAGCTAACTCATCTCTCCTTCAGAACCACTCCACTTTGAAGAGCCCtttcagtaggaaaaaagcCTCACTGTCTTATTTACAGCAAACAGAGAGCTCCATTTTAGAGAGACACAACAGATTAACATTAATTGTTGCAGTCACTGCAAATTAACATTAATTGTTGCcaaatagcaaaaataaaaatcaggataTCACTTTTGAAACATACACGTTAGATATATAGGATTACAGAATGAACACTAAGTATTTTGCAGCTGCGTGTGAACCCCACGCCCCCCGTTCTTCTGCTCTTGGGTCTAGCTTCAGGCAGGAACACTATTTAAGCAATCCAGCAGCTGAATCCAGAATGGGCTCTTACAAGGCAACAACTCCTCCACTTCCTTAATTTAGATATTTAAGAGGTCTGATCACATCTCCTTAGCTGAGATTGCTCACCACCAGTGACAACAATCATTACAATACCTGGAAGAGGATAAGCTATGAAAAACTAAACATTCAGAactcaagtaaaaaaaaacactgaaaactgtgctttgaaaaaaaaaattacactggcactataaaattttaattgaaactgCATTTTGGGGACAAAATCCTTTCCATAATTGCAATACAGCCACACTTTTCTGCATatcatttttcttgcatttacCAACTAAATGGGAAAAGTTCGAGAATGTCATACCTGAGCAGTTTCCTcttcctgcttccttttctcttcctcagtCTCCACTAGCTTCTGTTTGGTCAGGAGAAGTTCCTTGTTCAAAACATCTGCTTTGTCTTCAGCCTAGAATCAGAGACACTTGGTATCTGTGCCAGTACAAACACACTGGGATACAGAGCTCTGAAATACACTAGGTTCAGGTTTTAGTATTGCCTTTTCCTACCCTCTAATGGCTCATGTAACTTTTTGATATGAAATTCCCTTTTCAGTCAGCCCTTTACtaaattatttcactgtgtttcTATAACTGTGCAGAAGGACCCTTTGGCCAATTGTTTACCTGTCCTAGCACAAACAGTAATGTATAGAATATTTTTGTTGGGAGCAATATTACTCTAAGTGAGGGCAGCATGATTTGCCTCCCGTGTAACTTCAAATAACTCATCTTTTAATCTGTGAGCAGGGAAAACATAATATTTAGGTGTCTGCATTGTACCCTACAAAGTGTTCACGCAAAGACAAGTGTAAGAGACAAACAGGACCAGCAGATAAAATGGTTTATCAGTGCAAATAAGTATTATGTGAAGAAACCTGATAATTTAAAACCTGATAATTTAGAATACAATTTTCTCTAGAAGGACCAAGCTTGGGGTGACACATATTGGAAATACTTTGTTTTTGTAAGCACTGTTCCCACTGACCACCAGGAGAGAAATGTATTTCTCAATGTTTGGATATATTCTGTAGGCCTCCTCATCTGGGAAACACACATAGCATCTCACCACCCTTCCTGTTTGTTAATGAAGTCCAGGACAGGAAATGGTTGTAGCCAATTAACACTGACTTTGCTGAAATTACAGGATGGAAAAGAGCATTGGAAACAAGTAACCACAGAGAACTTGTCTCTGAGCTGAAGTTAGGTTTTCTACCACGATGGTGGTTATCAGCTTATCTGCCACAGTAATAATGATTAATAATGATATTAGTGGTGTTTATGGGCAGCAGAATCAGCTCCACCATTTCCATGACTGAAGAGGTAGATTAAGGATTTCCTCATTGCTTAGTGTGTAAAAGGCTCTAtgagtgaaaggaaaacaaacagtgcAAGAATGGAAAATTGATGAGTTTAACATCTTAGAACAAAAGAACCTGGGGATTACAAGGATATTTTTGATGAAAGACCTGTTTAAGATATGCTTTGAAGGAACTACAAATCTTTGCTCCTTTCTTGTGTTCATTGCAGTTTCTCCAGTGCAGAAAGAGAGGGCTGAATGTGTGGTTCTCTGAAAATCGTTGTTTCTGAGGCAAAGGGCTCTGAATGCTGCTGCCTGCCACATACCTCAGGGAACATGAGCAGTTACCAGTGAACACTTTGAAATTTTGGTGCCTTGCCACTTCATTATCTCTGAATTTTGTTGGCTATACTAAAAGTGCTGTGAAAGAGATCCACACAGACATTTTGCAATGCAACTTCCCTTGAAATTAGTCTCCCAAGAACTATGTGATACCTTTTTCAAGGAAATGTTCGTTCTTTGCTATCTGCCTAAAGGTTATGGTCTACATGTTCTAAACAATCCCCAACAGAGAAGATGCAATCAGTCTTGGCCAGACCCCACTGAATGCCTACAGTGGCATGTGGAAATTCAGCTGAGTCCAGCTAAGAGCGAGGTTGTCaggaaaataaaggcaaaaataattaCACTTTTAATGTGTTCATGTGTTCACATGAGCACAAAGCAGAGCTCCTCATACTACTGTTGCCAAGCCTGAGCTGGGACCTAATTCTGTTAACAATACCTGGTCCAGATCATTCCGTAAGGCAATTTTGCTTGTTACAAGCTCATGGGCAAGGTCATcattctcctgctccagcctcatgCTTGCTTCTTGGAGCCTGCGGTTTTCCCTCTGTGGAAAGAAAGGGACAACCAGGAAAGGAAGTTAATCCTTATAAAGAGCAATGAGCATGTCCATGGTGTgtgtaaaacactgaaaaggCAAAAGTGCACGTTAAGACAGGAATACTGCTCTGGGAAACAACAGTGAATTAAGCCAGCAGTGCAAGTGCAGCTATTCCACTTACATCCCACTGGTTTGTGTTGTGTAAGGGATACACTGATTGTAGTGTTTCCCTGTCAGAAGTAAACACTGACCTCTCCACAAAAGCACTTGGATTTGCTTGCTCATCTAAAGAAATCAGGCAGATaaaatcccacccagcagcAGTGAACAGGGACCAATTAAGGAGTTACTCATAATAATGCCTCCAATCAAAGTAGAAAACTTTCTTGCTCCACTTTACAAAATTCTGTCTTCAGGGATCCATAAAAATAGTCCAGTTTGTAGGTGATGCAGTGCCAACTTCCCATCTTCTGCAGGACCAGCAAGGAACAGCTCTTAGCAGGGAACTCCCTACAGCTCATAACATCCTGTATCACCATTTGTGCACTTCTCTGTAACTCATGCCAGTGACACCATTGTGTACGTTACAGTGCCAGCTGAAGAGGGAGctcatccctgagcacaggcCCAGGACCTGCTGGGTGCAGTTTCAGGAACACAAAATGGGCAACTCAGAGGCTGCAGGCCCTTGCTTTACTGCCCTCCCTACCCAATCCACACAGGCAGGAATTACTATCTGGAGCATTAATCACAGAAGGTGAGTGAACAGGAGAATGAACAGCAATAATTCATGTCTTTCAGAAATCTTTGACTGTTGTTCTAGAGTTGAGAAACAGAAACATATTCAAAAGATGCCTATGGGTCAATGGACTTCCAGGGGTCAGCATCAAATACAAGCCCTCATTTTTAGAAGAACACAGCCTGGTGGGGCAGAGGTGCCTTCctccaaataaattttaagagaaaaaaaactgtgCTGGCTTTCTGTCATTGTGTATCTTCCATACCAAAACAGGCTTCAAAGGGAATCTCTGCATTATGGAAATTCAAGGAAAAGCACCACTTTCATATGGAAACTCATAGGTGGAAAACCAATAACCTATATGCTGACATCTTCAAAAATGACTTATTCTCACCTGAAAGGTAACTTATGTTCTCCAAAACAAAATAGTAAAAGTCCACATATATCAGTAAAAGTCAATGATATAgagtaatatatatatattagcaCTTAACATGTTTTTCAAGAGTTGTTCAGTGAATGCATTCCTACAAAATGCAATTTCTTGCATAAGTACATTATTCACCTGTTTTCACTTCTTCCTACTCACCAGCTATGCTCagatacttttttctttctgaactcTCAACTATGAAATtgcaattttcatttctgttgcaAGCAGATTTTGCATGTTTGTCTTAAACAAAAATAGTAGCTCTAAGAGGATGCCAAAAAAGGTCTCTTCTGTGTGGGAACTTCCTCTGTGGCAGGAAGTGGAACCTCTACAAATTTTCTCTCCTTAATGTGACCCTATTGTGTAACTAGAATaggcactgccctgcacagggaagTAAGTTAGTTTCCCTTCCAAAAGATCATACTTTGAGTAACTTGTTTTGTACAGAAtctaaataaaatgcttttattttaacacAGTTAAAATAATCACTCCTAAAAGATACACAGCTTTGGGgatctttcttattttaaatgcacTGTAGTCTGTTTGGGACAAGGAATTCTagaaatgaaagtaaaattCTTCTGTAAACATAATATAAGCTTTAAAGTGTAAAACTAAATTGCagtcaataataataataccaATAATAATCTCTAACACTATTTCATTCAGACCATCttagaaatgctgatttttataGACACGGCTCTGCTGGTTGTCAGTAAGTGACCTGAGTTCACCTAAAACTTGAGACCTGAGTCGGACCACGCTCTGCAGCACCAATACCTTTGTACAGGGATGttgcttaaaggaaaaaagcagcaaattctTATGACTTTCACAAAATAACTCAGTTAGCTTTACCATTTTTGCTATGTCTTTGCCAAAAGCTTTAGTGTTTGCAAAGCAAGGCACGCAGTGTGAGGTTGAGAGTTCCTGCTTTGCATTCGCAGACAAGTGGGTAAGCAAGCTCTGTGCTTGGAAATGCACTATCCTCCTCTTAAACTAGAACTTGCATGGCACGTTGGTAGTGAGTAAAAGATCTCTTACCTTGGGCATCCAGTCAGTAGCTAAAAGATGTTTTTAGCTCATTCACCAAACTCTGAATGTCTAGCTGAGAGGTTCTCACAGGGCCAACTTTACTCTTCCTCCACCCAGGGCACTACGCCCGATTAGCTGGTTTGTCTTTTTCAGCTCCTCCCCCCAGATCTAACAGTGTAAAACTGCCTCCCTTCTCAGAAGGAAACTCTTAAGTCTGCCTAAGTCTAAATAAAGACTAACAGGACACAGTAAAGACAGAAAGAGCAAACAGCACTCTTCATGTGTAGCAAACTATTTCCATAGGCTGTGAAATATTTAGAGCTTTATGAAATATGCTCACAGTGACAAAGTTCTACAGACAGAGCTGGTCTGTTACAGCAGGACTCACATCAGAGGCAGCATTTTGTAACTGGCATCAGGCAACTAGTCAGACCTGCTAGTTGTCCCTGGTATAAACAGACAGCTTCCTGCCTCCTCTCCACAACACTAAATTTACTATGACAaccatttccttctgctcagtATTGCTCAGTTTCTACAGGCAGTAAAATAATAGATCCCtctttcccaaattcctcctcctGGTTACAAAAGGTGGCTGTTGAACTCAGGTTAGCTTTTAAAAGGAGGATACTGCATTTCCAAAGAAGACAAACAATGCtaatacacacaaacacaaatcaACTTACCTCCGGTAAAGTCAAAGACCAAATACTGCTTTCAATCATTGGTGTAAAGACAGTGAAAACAGgatagaaataaatttctaataaagaaaaaaaagttgcttaTTCTTCATTGCTTTTTGTTACGAGTTTTAGAGAGATATACTCCCATCACACTCTGGGTGGAAAGAAGACGGCAAACTTGGAAGCAGTAGGCAAGCCTTAGGATGACTAAAAGGCTGAACTCCAccctctgctcccttccagGCTG includes:
- the RABGAP1L gene encoding rab GTPase-activating protein 1-like isoform X5; the encoded protein is MRESQLQQEDPMDRYKRENRRLQEASMRLEQENDDLAHELVTSKIALRNDLDQAEDKADVLNKELLLTKQKLVETEEEKRKQEEETAQLKEVFRKQLEKAESEIKKTTAIIAEYKQICSQLSTRLEKQQAASKDELEVVKGKVMACKHCSEIFSKEGALKVPAVSTDNKGVETDDEKDALKKQLREMELELAQTKLQLVEAKCKIQELEHQRGALMNEIQAAKNSWFSKTLNSIKTATGTQAPQPPLPPREGST
- the RABGAP1L gene encoding rab GTPase-activating protein 1-like isoform X3, with the translated sequence MEEGVPCKSPATKLTPPAKKSQDMHDERSKLVNEYACRVLELLGMGHRLFVPRLLATSKEDLLQADFEGALKFFRVQLPKRYRAEENARRLMEQACNIKVPTKKLKKYEREYQAMRESQLQQEDPMDRYKRENRRLQEASMRLEQENDDLAHELVTSKIALRNDLDQAEDKADVLNKELLLTKQKLVETEEEKRKQEEETAQLKEVFRKQLEKAESEIKKTTAIIAEYKQICSQLSTRLEKQQAASKDELEVVKGKVMACKHCSEIFSKEGALKVPAVSTDNKGVETDDEKDALKKQLREMELELAQTKLQLVEAKCKIQELEHQRGALMNEIQAAKNSWFSKTLNSIKTATGTQAPQPPLPPREGST
- the RABGAP1L gene encoding rab GTPase-activating protein 1-like isoform X6, producing MPKRENRRLQEASMRLEQENDDLAHELVTSKIALRNDLDQAEDKADVLNKELLLTKQKLVETEEEKRKQEEETAQLKEVFRKQLEKAESEIKKTTAIIAEYKQICSQLSTRLEKQQAASKDELEVVKGKVMACKHCSEIFSKEGALKVPAVSTDNKGVETDDEKDALKKQLREMELELAQTKLQLVEAKCKIQELEHQRGALMNEIQAAKNSWFSKTLNSIKTATGTQAPQPPLPPREGST
- the RABGAP1L gene encoding rab GTPase-activating protein 1-like isoform X4, whose amino-acid sequence is MMEEISIVVAYNAHVFGQPCDEDFLANLVAVSKPKAVVPTKKLKKYEREYQAMRESQLQQEDPMDRYKRENRRLQEASMRLEQENDDLAHELVTSKIALRNDLDQAEDKADVLNKELLLTKQKLVETEEEKRKQEEETAQLKEVFRKQLEKAESEIKKTTAIIAEYKQICSQLSTRLEKQQAASKDELEVVKGKVMACKHCSEIFSKEGALKVPAVSTDNKGVETDDEKDALKKQLREMELELAQTKLQLVEAKCKIQELEHQRGALMNEIQAAKNSWFSKTLNSIKTATGTQAPQPPLPPREGST